CACCCCGGGCGGCGAGACGTTCGACCTGCACCGGGGCGACTACGCGCCGGACGAGCGGGCCATCGGCTGCGGCGTCCGCGTCATGGCGGCCGCCGCCCTGCGGGTCGTGTTCGGGGACGACGACTGACGTCCGCAGGGCCCGTCCTCCCTCGTCCTGAGGCGCGGTGCATAACGAAACCCGAACGATCACCGGCTCCGGGCGGGCCGTGTAGTGCTCCCCGTCACTTGGCCCTTAGGATGTTCGCATACGTGCTGCACCGACGGTGTCGCGGCGCCACGGTCTTCCAGTGACAACAGAGCCTCGGATCGCAACAGACCCGTGATGGACACTCACTGGTCCTCGTACCCGTGGCGCACTTTTCTCCTGGAGGCATTTTGAAGAACTCACTGCGCAAGTTTTCGCGCGGAACCGGCCTGTCCGCCGCCGTTCTCGGCGTATCGGCCCTCGTCCTCTCCGGCTGCGGTGCGCCGCCGGCCGAGGATTCGTCCGGCGGCGGCGCCAGCGCCGAGGCGAACTCCGACTACCTCGGCTGCATCGTCTCCGACTCGGGCGGATTCGACGACCGCTCGTTCAACCAGTCCAGCTACGAGGGACTGAAGAAGGCGGAGACGGACCTGGGCATCAAGATCAACCAGGCCGAGTCGCAGGCCGAGACCGACTTCGGCCCCAACGTCGACCAGATGGTCCAGGCCGGCTGCAACCTGACCATCACCGTGGGCTTCCTGCTCGCCGACACCACGAAGGCGGCCGCGGAGGCCAACGCCGACGCGCACTTCGCGATCATCGACGACAACTCGATCGACCTGCCGAACGTGAAGCCGATCATCTACGACACGGCACAGGCGGCCTTCCTGGCCGGCTACGCGGCCGCGGCCACGAGCGAGACCGGCAAGGTGGCCACCTACGGCGGCATCAACATCCCCACCGTCACCATCTTCATGGACGGCTTCGCCGCGGGCGTGGACTACTTCAACGAGGAGACGAGCGGCGACGTCCAGCTCCTCGGCTGGGACAAGGAGAGCCAGAACGGCACCTTCGTGGGCAACTTCGAGGACGCGGCCGCCGGCAAGACCAACACCCAGAACTTCATCAACGAGGGCGCCGACATCATCATGCCCGTCGCCGGACCGGTGGGTGCCGGCACGCTCGACGCCGTCATCGAGGCGAACGGCGCCGGCAAGGACGTCAAAGCGATCTGGGTCGACTCCGACGGCTACGAGACCGCGGGCAAGGGCGAGGAATTCATCCTCACCTCGGTCATGAAGCTCATGGGCGACGCCGTCGAGGACGTCGTCAGCACCGACGTCGACGGCACGTTCGACAGCACCCCGTACGTGGGCACGCTGGAGAACGGTGGCGTGGCGCTCGCGCCGTTCCACGACCAGGAGGCCAACGTCCCCGCCGATCTGCAGACCAAGCTCGACGAGCTGAAGGACCAGATCGTCTCGGGCGACATCACGGTCGACTCGGCCGCCAGCCCCAAGTAGTACCAGCACGTCGCACACCGCCTTCCTCCCCGCGGGTCTCCCGCAGGGAGGAGGGCGGTTTGCGTTCCCCCCGGGTGCGCGCACCGGAGCCGCACCCGGTATCCTTTCCGGTGACTTCCGCTCGATTCCGACAGGAAGACACCACAACAGAACAGGCTGGTTGAGTTGTGAAACTCGAACTGATCGGCATCACGAAGCGCTTCGGATCGCTCGTGGCCAACGACTCCATCGACCTCGTCGTGGAACCCGGGCAGGTCCACAGCCTGCTCGGCGAGAACGGGGCCGGCAAGTCCACCCTCATGAACGTCCTGTACGGGCTCTACGACCCCACCGAGGGCGAGATCCGCGTCGACGACAAGCCGGTGACCTTCAAGGGTCCCGGGGACGCGATGGCCGCGGGGATCGGCATGGTGCACCAGCACTTCATGCTCGTACCGGTCTTCACCGTCGCGGAGAACGTCGCCCTCGGCAACGAGTCCACGAAGGCCGGCGGCATGCTCAACCTCCAGGAGACGCGCACGCGCATCCGGCAGATCTCCGACCAGTACGGGTTCGACGTCGATCCCGACGCCGTGGTCGAGGACCTCCCGGTGGGTGTGCAGCAGCGCGTCGAGATCATCAAGGCCCTCGTCCGCGACGCCGAGGTGCTGATCCTCGACGAGCCGACCGCCGTGCTGACCCCCAAGGAGACCGACGAACTGCTCGGCATCATGGTGCAGCTGAAGGCCGACGGCAAGTCGATCGTGTTCATCTCGCACAAGCTGCGCGAGGTCAAGGCGGTGTCCGACGTGATCACCGTCGTCCGCCGAGGCAAGGTGGTCGGCACCGCCGACCCGAGCGCTCCCACCACGGAGCTCGCGTCCCTCATGGTCGGGCGGTCCGTCAGCCTCACGCTCGACAAGCGGCCCGCGACCCCGGGCGAGGTGACCTTCCGGGTCCGCGACCTCACCGTCCAGGCCGCCAACGGCCAGCACGTCGTGGACGGGCTCAGCTTCGACGTCGCCGAGGGCGAGATCCTCGCGGTCGCCGGCGTGCAGGGCAACGGGCAGACAGAGCTCACCGAGGCGATCATGGGGCTGCAGGACCACGTCACGGGGTCCATCACGCTCGGCGGCACCGAACTCGTGGGCCGCAGCGTCAAGGACATCATCCGTGCCGGCGTCGGGTTCGTCCCCGAGGACCGCAGCGTCGAGGGCCTCGTCGGCACGTTCTCCGTGGCCGAGAACCTCATCCTCAACCGGTACGACGACGCCCCCTTCGCGAAGGGCCTGTCCATGTCGCCCTCGGCCATCGAGAAGAACGCCGAGGAGAAGATCGCGGAATACGACGTCCGCACCCAGTCGGCGTCCGCCGCGGCCGGCACGCTGTCCGGCGGGAACCAGCAGAAGGTCGTCATGGCCCGCGAGTTCTCGCGGCCACTCAAACTGTTCATCGCCTCGCAGCCCACCCGCGGCGTCGACGTCGGCTCCATCGAGTTCCTGCACCGCCGGATCGTCGCGGAGCGTGACGGCGGCACGCCGGTGATCATCGTCTCCACGGAACTGGACGAGGTCCTGGAGCTCGCCGACCGCATCGCGGTGCTGTACCGCGGGCGGCTCATGGGGATCGTGCCCGGCACGGTCTCACGCGATGTCCTCGGCCTCATGATGGCCGGCATGCCCGCCGACGAGGCGTTGGCGCAGGCCCACGACGTTCAAGGAGGAAACCTGTGACCCCGCAGGACGACAGGCCGGTAACCCCGGCAACCGACGACGGTGCTCCGCACACCCGCCGGGAGGCGAACGACACCGCCCGTCAGGACGAGGTGCGCCTCGAGAACGCCGTCGAGACGGCCGGCGGGGAACTGCCGCCACCGGCCGTTCCCGTGACCGCGGCCGGCCTCGGCGCCGGCCCCGCCCCGGAATCGACCCTCCTGCAGCGCATCATGACGGGGAACGCGCTCGTCGCCTTCCTGTCCGTGGTGCTCTCCCTGATCCTCGGCGGCCTGCTCATCGCGGTCACCGACCAGGAGGTGGCGCGGGCGTCGTCGTACTTCTTCAGCCGCCCCCAGGACACCCTGGCCGCCGCGTGGTCGGCCGCGTCCGGCGCGTACCTCGCACTGTTCCAGGGGTCGGTGCTGAACCTCGAGGGCGAGTCCTTCACCCGGGTCATCTACCCCCTGACGCAGACCCTGACCGTGGCGACGCCGCTCATCTGCGCGGGCCTCGGCGTGGCCCTCGCCTTCCGGGCGGGCCTGTTCAACATCGGTGCCCAGGGGCAGATCCTCATCGGCGCGACGTTCGCCGGGTGGGTCGGCTTCACCCTGCACCTGCCCGTCGGCCTCCACCTGCTCCTCGTGATCCTCGCGGGCATGGTGGGCGGGGCCGTGTGGGCCGGACTCGTCGGACTCCTCAAGGCACGCACCGGCGCCCACGAGGTCATCCTCACCATCATGTTCAACTACATCGCGACGAACCTGGTGCTCTACTTCCTGAGCACCCCGGCGTTCCAGCGGCCGGGGTCCACGAACCCCATCAGCCCCCAGCTCGACGCCTCCGCGCTGTACCCGCCGCTGCTCGGTCCGGCCTTCCGCCTGCACTGGGGCTTCGTCGTCGCCGTGCTCGCGACCGTCTTCGTGTGGTGGCTGCTGAACCGCTCCACGGTCGGCTTCGAGCTCCGGGCCGTCGGCGCCAATGCGAGCGCCGCCCGCACGGCCGGCGTCAACGTCAGCAAGGGCTACATCCTCGCCATGGCCATCGCCGGAGCCCTCGCGGGCCTCGCC
This genomic interval from Arthrobacter agilis contains the following:
- a CDS encoding ABC transporter permease translates to MTPQDDRPVTPATDDGAPHTRREANDTARQDEVRLENAVETAGGELPPPAVPVTAAGLGAGPAPESTLLQRIMTGNALVAFLSVVLSLILGGLLIAVTDQEVARASSYFFSRPQDTLAAAWSAASGAYLALFQGSVLNLEGESFTRVIYPLTQTLTVATPLICAGLGVALAFRAGLFNIGAQGQILIGATFAGWVGFTLHLPVGLHLLLVILAGMVGGAVWAGLVGLLKARTGAHEVILTIMFNYIATNLVLYFLSTPAFQRPGSTNPISPQLDASALYPPLLGPAFRLHWGFVVAVLATVFVWWLLNRSTVGFELRAVGANASAARTAGVNVSKGYILAMAIAGALAGLAGVAQVSGTEKVLTSGVAASFGFDAITVALLGRSSPWGTFAAGILFGAFRAGGVAMQASTGTSIDIVLVVQSLIVLFIAAPPLVRALFRLPAPGASRAGRGGSTTRTPASTGAAA
- a CDS encoding ABC transporter ATP-binding protein, yielding MKLELIGITKRFGSLVANDSIDLVVEPGQVHSLLGENGAGKSTLMNVLYGLYDPTEGEIRVDDKPVTFKGPGDAMAAGIGMVHQHFMLVPVFTVAENVALGNESTKAGGMLNLQETRTRIRQISDQYGFDVDPDAVVEDLPVGVQQRVEIIKALVRDAEVLILDEPTAVLTPKETDELLGIMVQLKADGKSIVFISHKLREVKAVSDVITVVRRGKVVGTADPSAPTTELASLMVGRSVSLTLDKRPATPGEVTFRVRDLTVQAANGQHVVDGLSFDVAEGEILAVAGVQGNGQTELTEAIMGLQDHVTGSITLGGTELVGRSVKDIIRAGVGFVPEDRSVEGLVGTFSVAENLILNRYDDAPFAKGLSMSPSAIEKNAEEKIAEYDVRTQSASAAAGTLSGGNQQKVVMAREFSRPLKLFIASQPTRGVDVGSIEFLHRRIVAERDGGTPVIIVSTELDEVLELADRIAVLYRGRLMGIVPGTVSRDVLGLMMAGMPADEALAQAHDVQGGNL
- a CDS encoding BMP family lipoprotein, producing MKNSLRKFSRGTGLSAAVLGVSALVLSGCGAPPAEDSSGGGASAEANSDYLGCIVSDSGGFDDRSFNQSSYEGLKKAETDLGIKINQAESQAETDFGPNVDQMVQAGCNLTITVGFLLADTTKAAAEANADAHFAIIDDNSIDLPNVKPIIYDTAQAAFLAGYAAAATSETGKVATYGGINIPTVTIFMDGFAAGVDYFNEETSGDVQLLGWDKESQNGTFVGNFEDAAAGKTNTQNFINEGADIIMPVAGPVGAGTLDAVIEANGAGKDVKAIWVDSDGYETAGKGEEFILTSVMKLMGDAVEDVVSTDVDGTFDSTPYVGTLENGGVALAPFHDQEANVPADLQTKLDELKDQIVSGDITVDSAASPK